One Chromatiaceae bacterium DNA segment encodes these proteins:
- a CDS encoding tellurite resistance TerB family protein: MVNGLFDQLLKSGQDLLNKQQTGGQGAGPASGGGALDGLGGLFGKDQGSGGGGGVMDVLGGLFNKGQEGGNSSLSSFLTGAGGGALAGSALSLLLGNKGGREIVGNVLTYGGMAAVGAIAYKAYNNWQANQAPGTTQAEPQTLDRLPQAQAEQHQRAILLAMVTAAKADGHVDEREQGLMKEALTKLGGGNAEFEQWLATELNKPLDPAAVARAATTPEMAAEIYIASVLVVNEEHFLERAYLEELARQLRLEPGLKAELEQQVKLALAKG; the protein is encoded by the coding sequence ATGGTAAATGGTCTCTTTGATCAACTGTTGAAGTCTGGACAGGATCTGCTCAACAAGCAGCAGACCGGTGGACAGGGCGCTGGGCCGGCCAGCGGTGGGGGCGCGCTGGACGGCCTTGGCGGCCTATTCGGCAAGGATCAGGGCAGCGGTGGCGGTGGTGGGGTAATGGACGTCCTGGGTGGCCTCTTCAATAAGGGCCAGGAGGGTGGCAATTCCTCACTGAGTAGCTTCCTCACCGGCGCCGGTGGCGGCGCCCTGGCGGGAAGCGCCCTGAGTCTGCTGCTGGGCAATAAAGGCGGGAGAGAGATCGTCGGCAATGTCCTTACCTACGGGGGCATGGCGGCGGTGGGGGCGATTGCCTACAAGGCCTACAACAATTGGCAGGCCAACCAGGCCCCGGGCACCACCCAGGCCGAGCCCCAGACCCTGGACCGTCTGCCCCAGGCCCAGGCGGAGCAACATCAGCGGGCGATACTCCTGGCCATGGTCACCGCCGCCAAGGCCGATGGTCATGTCGATGAACGCGAACAGGGCTTGATGAAGGAGGCCCTAACAAAGCTGGGCGGCGGCAATGCCGAATTTGAACAGTGGCTGGCCACCGAGCTGAACAAACCCCTGGACCCCGCCGCGGTGGCGCGGGCCGCGACCACCCCGGAAATGGCGGCGGAGATCTATATCGCCAGCGTCCTAGTGGTCAATGAGGAGCATTTTCTGGAGCGGGCCTACCTGGAGGAGCTGGCGCGCCAACTCCGTCTGGAACCTGGCCTCAAGGCCGAGTTGGAGCAGCAGGTCAAGCTGGCGCTGGCCAAGGGTTAG
- a CDS encoding DUF190 domain-containing protein — translation MNGCFLKFYVAENRRHHHLLAYEWLLEEAQRLGLQGGSAFRALAGFGRQGRLHEEHFFELAGDLPVEVSFVTTSEEADRFLAHLKGQGLNLFYLRVPVDYGFSDDTAP, via the coding sequence ATGAACGGCTGTTTTCTCAAATTCTACGTAGCGGAGAATCGCCGCCACCACCACCTGCTGGCCTACGAGTGGCTGCTGGAGGAGGCCCAGCGCCTGGGTCTCCAGGGGGGTTCCGCCTTCCGCGCCCTGGCGGGCTTTGGCCGCCAGGGGCGACTCCATGAAGAACACTTCTTCGAGTTGGCCGGCGACCTGCCGGTAGAGGTCAGCTTCGTCACCACCTCGGAGGAGGCCGACCGTTTTCTGGCCCACCTCAAGGGTCAGGGGCTAAACCTCTTTTATCTGCGGGTCCCGGTGGACTATGGTTTCAGCGACGATACGGCGCCCTGA